Proteins encoded together in one Chitinophaga lutea window:
- the recG gene encoding ATP-dependent DNA helicase RecG, producing the protein MSLISSILSNPIEYLKGVGPQRGELLRKEINLHSFRDLLEYYPFRYVDRTKVDKIRHLSGMEDFVQIRGRIVHMEVVGEKRGKRLVATLQDETGKIDLVWFQGWQWMQKSLRENTGYLVFGRLSQFNGILQMAHPEMDLLTGETATGKQHLEPVYYTTEKLKARGLTAKAIGKLTRNLLEQLQLAEIRENIPAPVLQQFRLMPRAQAFFKIHLPATEEEAKQAQRRLKFEELFLAQIRICRLKIRRHKASHGFVFNAVGNVFNSFYNDHLPFPLTGAQKRVLKEIRKDTTTGRQMNRLLQGDVGSGKTMVALLTLLMAIDNGFQGCLMAPTEILAQQHFKGISELLKDMPVKVALLTGNIKGKARKEILTGTADGSIHILIGTHALLEKEVQFHHLGMAIVDEQHRFGVAQRARLWEKNSTPPHILVMTATPIPRTLAMTVYGDLDVSVIDEMPPGRKPITTVHRTEYQRPQVMDFIKEEIRKGRQAYIVYPLIEESANMDYENLTKGYEEVKAFFPEPKYWISMVHGRQPSEQREVNMQRFITNDTQIMVATTVIEVGVNVPNASVMVIESTERFGLSQLHQLRGRVGRGAEQSYCILMTGNKIGKDSQERVKVMVQTNNGFVISEKDMELRGPGDIEGTRQSGLLDLKLADIVQDRAMLQAARDSAETILEADPDLELPENKPLHDFLATQRSKSAWSKIS; encoded by the coding sequence TTGTCGCTGATTTCCTCCATATTATCCAACCCGATCGAATACCTGAAAGGGGTAGGCCCTCAGCGCGGCGAACTGCTGCGCAAGGAGATCAACCTGCATTCCTTCCGGGATTTGCTGGAATATTACCCGTTCAGGTACGTAGACCGTACGAAGGTGGACAAAATCCGCCATCTCAGCGGCATGGAGGATTTTGTGCAGATACGCGGCCGCATCGTGCACATGGAAGTAGTGGGTGAAAAGCGCGGCAAGCGGCTGGTGGCCACCCTGCAGGACGAAACGGGCAAGATAGACCTCGTCTGGTTCCAGGGCTGGCAGTGGATGCAGAAATCGCTGCGCGAAAATACCGGCTACCTCGTGTTCGGCCGCCTCTCGCAGTTTAACGGCATCCTGCAGATGGCCCACCCCGAAATGGACCTGCTCACCGGAGAAACCGCCACCGGCAAACAACACCTCGAGCCGGTGTATTACACGACCGAAAAACTGAAGGCCCGCGGTCTAACGGCGAAGGCTATCGGAAAGCTGACCCGCAACCTGCTCGAGCAATTGCAGCTGGCGGAAATCAGGGAAAACATTCCCGCGCCGGTGCTGCAGCAGTTCAGGCTGATGCCGCGCGCGCAGGCGTTCTTCAAAATACACCTGCCCGCCACCGAAGAAGAGGCCAAACAGGCCCAGCGCCGCCTCAAATTCGAAGAGCTCTTCCTGGCACAGATACGCATCTGCCGGCTGAAGATCAGGCGGCACAAGGCCAGCCACGGTTTTGTGTTTAACGCCGTGGGCAACGTGTTCAATTCGTTTTACAACGATCATCTTCCTTTCCCCTTAACCGGCGCGCAGAAAAGGGTACTGAAAGAAATCAGGAAAGATACCACCACCGGCCGCCAGATGAACCGGCTGTTGCAGGGCGACGTAGGCAGCGGTAAAACCATGGTGGCCCTGCTCACGCTGCTGATGGCGATCGACAACGGTTTCCAGGGATGCCTGATGGCGCCCACCGAAATACTGGCGCAGCAGCACTTCAAGGGCATTTCCGAGTTGCTGAAAGACATGCCGGTGAAGGTGGCGCTGCTGACAGGCAACATCAAAGGGAAGGCAAGAAAGGAAATACTAACGGGCACGGCTGATGGAAGCATTCACATCCTCATCGGCACGCACGCCCTGCTGGAAAAAGAAGTGCAGTTTCACCACCTGGGGATGGCCATTGTGGATGAGCAGCACCGGTTCGGGGTGGCGCAGCGCGCGCGCCTCTGGGAAAAGAACAGCACCCCGCCGCACATCCTGGTAATGACGGCCACGCCCATCCCGCGCACACTGGCCATGACCGTGTACGGCGACCTCGACGTGTCCGTGATCGATGAAATGCCGCCCGGCCGTAAACCCATCACCACCGTGCACCGCACGGAATACCAGCGCCCGCAGGTGATGGACTTTATCAAGGAAGAAATCCGCAAAGGCCGCCAGGCCTATATCGTATACCCGCTGATCGAGGAGTCGGCGAACATGGATTATGAAAACCTTACGAAAGGGTACGAGGAAGTGAAGGCATTCTTCCCCGAGCCGAAGTACTGGATCAGCATGGTGCATGGCCGCCAGCCGTCCGAGCAGCGCGAGGTCAACATGCAGCGTTTCATCACCAACGACACCCAGATCATGGTGGCCACCACGGTGATCGAAGTGGGGGTGAATGTGCCCAATGCCTCTGTGATGGTGATCGAAAGCACCGAGCGTTTCGGCCTGTCCCAGTTGCACCAGCTGCGCGGCCGGGTGGGCAGGGGCGCCGAGCAGAGTTACTGCATCCTGATGACGGGCAACAAGATCGGGAAAGACTCCCAGGAAAGGGTGAAGGTGATGGTGCAGACCAATAACGGTTTTGTGATTTCCGAAAAAGACATGGAACTGAGGGGCCCCGGCGACATCGAAGGCACCCGCCAGAGCGGCCTGCTCGATCTGAAACTGGCCGACATCGTGCAGGACCGGGCCATGCTCCAGGCCGCCCGCGACAGCGCCGAAACCATCCTCGAAGCCGACCCGGATCTCGAACTTCCTGAGAATAAACCCCTTCATGATTTTTTGGCTACACAACGGTCAAAATCTGCGTGGAGTAAAATATCCTGA